In Mastigocladopsis repens PCC 10914, a single window of DNA contains:
- a CDS encoding GUN4 domain-containing protein, translating to MTASLYLRQIEKAIKRAVKRDLFDIRIRTAIRPQDIRRSIAEERPQIVHFCGHGMKDGSLLLEDDGGNRKPVSPESLAALFRLHVDYVKCVLLNACYSAKSGEAISQYINYVIGMNQPIDDKAAIVFAQGFYDGLGYDNTNNQDVIQRAFDEGIVAIGLENLSQEQIPVLYTSTDELRIDYTQLQDLLKLGEWKKADLLTLAVMLKVSGREKEGWLNDKSINNFPCTDLCMIDQLWVKYSNGNFSFSVQKRIWESVEQDYSKFGYLVGWLKNKYIYYDHLTFSANAPQGHLPASLAVAISPLHHWNPLEAFSFQFYSTVSSLASRLRKCNCNTNSLKL from the coding sequence GTGACAGCTTCGCTATATCTACGCCAAATAGAGAAAGCCATTAAACGGGCAGTAAAACGAGATTTATTTGATATTAGGATTAGAACGGCTATACGCCCTCAGGATATTCGTAGATCAATCGCAGAAGAACGTCCCCAAATAGTCCATTTTTGCGGACATGGGATGAAGGATGGCAGCTTGTTGTTAGAAGACGATGGAGGAAATCGCAAACCTGTATCACCAGAAAGTTTGGCAGCATTGTTTAGGTTACACGTTGATTATGTTAAGTGTGTATTACTTAATGCCTGTTATTCAGCCAAATCTGGAGAGGCGATTAGCCAATATATTAATTATGTAATTGGTATGAATCAGCCAATTGATGATAAAGCTGCTATTGTATTTGCTCAAGGGTTTTATGATGGGCTGGGGTATGACAACACAAATAATCAAGATGTTATTCAAAGAGCTTTTGACGAAGGTATAGTTGCTATTGGATTAGAAAACCTTTCACAAGAGCAGATACCAGTCTTATACACTAGCACCGATGAGCTTAGGATAGACTACACACAACTGCAAGATTTACTGAAATTAGGAGAATGGAAAAAAGCGGATCTACTGACTTTAGCTGTCATGCTCAAAGTATCTGGCAGAGAAAAAGAAGGTTGGCTTAATGACAAATCTATCAACAACTTTCCCTGCACTGATCTCTGTATGATTGACCAACTTTGGGTAAAGTACAGTAACGGAAACTTCAGCTTTAGTGTGCAGAAGCGCATTTGGGAAAGTGTAGAACAAGACTATTCAAAGTTTGGCTATCTCGTTGGTTGGCTTAAAAATAAGTACATATATTACGATCATCTAACTTTTAGTGCGAATGCCCCCCAAGGTCATCTCCCAGCGAGTTTAGCAGTAGCAATTTCACCGTTGCATCACTGGAATCCATTGGAAGCGTTCAGCTTTCAGTTCTACTCGACCGTCTCTTCTCTCGCGTCCAGGCTTAGAAAGTGTAATTGTAATACCAATTCACTAAAACTATGA
- a CDS encoding SagB/ThcOx family dehydrogenase: MLIKPNRVEGLSAGIYYYYPAEHRLILVSDSSEIDGSVYRGNQPIFDNGAFSLFLIGELSAITPIYGELAKEYCLLEAGHIGQLLMKSAPEQEIGLCPIGYLELSEIQDLFKLESSQVLLYSFVGGKINLAQTQQWFSSKTDKGFQSISVQLREYLQQKLPTYMVPSEYILLDALPLTANGKVDRKMLPTPDIVRSKSEAVLTPPKTEMERSLVEIVQELLQVYAVGIDNNFFQLGMDSLKLVQLRNKLQTQLRVNISLKQLLVEATNIAELAVAVDEQLTLAKIKSVPLSAESDNNTEIIEL, from the coding sequence TTGTTAATTAAACCTAACCGAGTAGAAGGTTTATCAGCAGGAATATACTACTATTATCCTGCTGAGCATCGTTTGATATTGGTCAGCGATAGCAGCGAAATTGATGGCAGTGTTTATCGTGGCAATCAACCAATTTTTGATAATGGTGCTTTTTCGCTATTTTTGATTGGAGAACTAAGTGCTATTACTCCGATTTATGGAGAATTAGCAAAAGAATATTGTCTTTTAGAAGCGGGTCATATCGGTCAGTTGTTAATGAAATCTGCGCCAGAACAGGAAATTGGATTGTGTCCTATTGGCTATCTGGAATTGAGCGAAATACAAGATTTATTTAAGCTCGAATCGAGTCAGGTTTTACTTTATAGCTTTGTGGGTGGCAAAATCAATTTAGCTCAAACTCAACAGTGGTTTTCCTCTAAAACCGATAAAGGTTTCCAATCAATTTCTGTGCAGTTACGGGAGTATTTACAACAGAAGCTACCGACATATATGGTACCTTCTGAGTATATTTTATTAGATGCCTTGCCTCTCACTGCGAATGGGAAAGTAGACCGCAAGATGTTACCTACTCCCGATATAGTCAGGTCTAAATCTGAAGCAGTTTTAACACCTCCAAAAACTGAAATGGAGCGATCTTTGGTCGAAATTGTACAAGAACTTCTTCAGGTATATGCAGTGGGTATAGATAATAATTTCTTTCAGTTAGGCATGGATTCATTGAAATTAGTGCAGTTAAGGAATAAGTTGCAAACTCAACTCAGAGTCAATATTTCCCTGAAACAATTGTTAGTAGAAGCAACGAATATTGCAGAATTAGCTGTAGCTGTAGACGAGCAATTAACTTTAGCAAAAATTAAGTCAGTGCCCTTGTCTGCTGAATCCGATAATAATACAGAAATCATCGAATTATGA
- a CDS encoding non-ribosomal peptide synthetase, whose translation MNRNKLLTELKQQGIKLSVKNERLIIEAPKGVLTPKLRNSLAEHKLDIIRLLEQTEINTTSVPVIESDSTSRYEPFPLTDIQQAYWIGRSGIFELGDVAISGYIEFETENLDLSRLSAAWQKLIYRHDMLRAVVLPTGEQQILEEVPDYEISTLDLREVQNLEAERVLTAMREKLSHQMLPCDQWPLFDIRATYLDDHRMRLHIKIDLLMMDAASVQILFQEWNQLYQNPEISFKPLEVSFRDYVINKQTRQDPELIKRSHNYWFSRLDTLPPAPKLPLVYFPSELKDYRFKRYRARLEHNIWEQLKQRGKNAGLTPSVILLAAFAEILTVWSKNPRFTINLTVFERLPLHPDIDRIIGDFTNTILLAVDNSTLATFTIRARKIQQQLLQDLDHIHISGVEVLRELVRRRKTGLTAVMPIVFTSLLGLNSVNQRDLELSFLGEEVYSISQTPQVWLDHQVTEQKGALIFNWDVVEELFPLGLMGDMFGAYCDLLKCLATSESAWVEAQQELLPATQTTKRHEVNNTSAPICQQTLHGLFTLQVKTQPQQVAVITNECQLTYEQLYQRASGLARRLQQSGATPNTLVAVVMDKGWEQVVAVLGILMSGAAYLPIDPNLPQQRQWYLLEQGQVKLVVTLPHLESNLSLPPGVQSLCVDDSNAETNPTFAPLNDENNRNLAYVIYTSGSTGLPKGVAIDHRGAVNTIVDINQRFGVGSGDRLLALSALNFDLSVYDIFGILAAGGTIVIPPKDAVKDPACWYELIVKQGVTIWNSVPALMQMLVEYLSAQPFIVPLSLRLALLSGDWLPLSLPEQIHLFCSDIEIVSLGGATEASIWSICYPITAVSPDCPSIPYGKPLTNQQFYVFNELMEPTPLWVTGQLYIGGIGLALGYWKDDEKTNASFITGLQAIGLNPEYEAHTQIEQMATHYIQELQLKPLLP comes from the coding sequence ATGAATAGAAATAAACTTTTAACAGAACTGAAACAACAGGGAATCAAATTATCAGTCAAAAACGAACGATTGATTATTGAAGCTCCAAAAGGAGTATTGACACCAAAACTAAGAAACTCCTTAGCAGAACATAAGCTAGATATTATACGTTTGCTAGAACAAACCGAGATAAATACTACTTCTGTACCAGTAATTGAATCAGATTCTACCAGCCGATATGAACCTTTTCCCCTTACTGATATTCAGCAAGCATATTGGATCGGACGCAGTGGCATATTTGAGTTAGGGGATGTAGCTATTAGTGGTTATATCGAGTTTGAAACTGAAAATTTAGACTTGTCGCGACTTTCAGCAGCTTGGCAGAAATTAATTTATCGTCACGATATGCTGCGAGCTGTAGTCTTACCTACAGGAGAGCAACAGATTTTAGAGGAAGTTCCAGACTATGAAATTTCTACCTTGGATCTGCGAGAAGTACAAAATCTTGAAGCAGAACGGGTACTCACAGCCATGCGAGAAAAATTATCCCATCAGATGTTACCTTGCGATCAATGGCCTTTGTTTGATATTCGAGCCACTTATTTGGACGACCATCGGATGCGGCTTCATATCAAAATAGATTTATTGATGATGGATGCTGCTAGTGTTCAAATTCTATTCCAAGAGTGGAATCAACTTTACCAAAATCCTGAAATTTCCTTTAAACCATTGGAGGTATCATTCCGAGATTATGTAATTAATAAGCAAACACGACAAGATCCAGAATTGATAAAGCGATCGCACAATTACTGGTTCAGTCGTTTAGATACTTTACCCCCAGCACCAAAATTACCTCTAGTTTATTTTCCTAGCGAATTAAAAGATTATAGATTTAAACGTTACCGCGCTCGACTCGAACACAATATTTGGGAGCAATTAAAACAGCGAGGGAAAAATGCTGGTTTGACTCCTTCTGTGATTTTGCTGGCTGCTTTTGCGGAAATTTTAACAGTGTGGAGCAAGAATCCTCGCTTTACGATCAATCTCACCGTGTTTGAACGTCTTCCTCTCCATCCTGACATTGATCGCATTATAGGCGATTTTACTAATACAATTTTATTGGCAGTAGATAATTCAACCCTAGCTACATTTACTATCCGCGCTCGGAAAATACAGCAGCAATTATTACAAGACTTAGACCATATTCATATTAGTGGAGTGGAGGTACTGCGGGAATTAGTTCGTCGTAGAAAAACTGGATTAACCGCAGTGATGCCAATAGTTTTTACCAGTCTTTTAGGTTTAAATTCTGTAAATCAAAGAGATTTAGAACTCAGTTTTTTAGGAGAAGAAGTTTATAGCATTAGTCAAACACCGCAAGTCTGGCTCGACCATCAAGTTACCGAACAAAAAGGAGCATTAATATTCAACTGGGATGTGGTGGAAGAACTCTTCCCTCTTGGTCTTATGGGTGATATGTTTGGGGCTTACTGTGATTTACTCAAGTGTCTGGCTACTTCCGAATCGGCTTGGGTGGAAGCACAACAAGAATTATTACCTGCAACTCAAACAACTAAACGCCATGAGGTAAATAATACTAGTGCTCCAATTTGTCAGCAAACTTTGCACGGCTTGTTTACCTTGCAAGTGAAAACACAACCCCAACAAGTAGCAGTCATTACGAATGAATGCCAGTTAACATATGAACAATTATACCAGCGAGCATCAGGATTAGCACGTAGATTACAACAGTCGGGAGCAACCCCTAACACCTTAGTAGCTGTAGTGATGGACAAAGGTTGGGAACAAGTTGTAGCCGTACTAGGAATTTTAATGTCTGGAGCGGCGTATCTCCCGATTGACCCCAATTTACCCCAACAGCGACAGTGGTATTTACTCGAACAAGGACAAGTTAAACTAGTTGTTACCCTACCCCACCTAGAAAGCAATCTTTCTTTACCTCCAGGGGTGCAGAGTCTATGTGTTGACGATAGCAATGCAGAGACTAACCCGACCTTCGCGCCCTTAAACGATGAAAATAACCGCAATCTAGCCTACGTAATTTATACATCAGGTTCCACTGGATTACCTAAAGGAGTAGCCATCGACCATCGGGGTGCAGTTAATACAATTGTTGATATTAACCAGCGCTTTGGAGTTGGAAGTGGCGACCGCCTCTTGGCTCTCTCGGCGTTAAATTTTGATTTATCAGTGTACGATATCTTCGGTATTCTTGCAGCTGGGGGAACCATAGTCATTCCACCGAAAGATGCAGTTAAAGACCCGGCTTGCTGGTATGAATTAATAGTTAAGCAAGGAGTTACGATCTGGAATTCAGTTCCGGCTCTGATGCAGATGTTGGTAGAGTATTTATCCGCACAGCCTTTCATAGTACCATTATCATTACGTTTGGCTTTGCTAAGTGGAGATTGGCTGCCTTTAAGTTTACCAGAGCAAATTCATTTGTTTTGCTCGGATATTGAAATAGTTAGTTTGGGGGGAGCAACGGAAGCTTCAATTTGGTCGATTTGCTATCCCATCACCGCAGTCTCCCCCGATTGTCCGAGTATTCCCTATGGTAAACCGCTGACGAATCAACAGTTTTATGTCTTCAATGAATTAATGGAACCAACTCCGCTATGGGTTACAGGACAGCTTTAT